One genomic segment of Alphaproteobacteria bacterium includes these proteins:
- a CDS encoding LEA type 2 family protein — MIARRFLLIGGAAASLAACANLHLDPLDVRLVDLAPMDGGGLFEQRLALTLALSNPNPSDVSLTGLRVVLDVNGETLARGQTGDGVVVPRLGEARLIVPASVSMLDLLPGFIAMTRRDGLDYRLSGTVFVAGLGGGSLPFAREGRLISNT; from the coding sequence GTGATCGCGCGCCGTTTCCTGCTGATCGGCGGGGCAGCGGCATCGCTCGCCGCGTGCGCCAATCTGCACCTCGATCCGCTCGACGTGCGCCTCGTCGATCTCGCCCCGATGGACGGCGGCGGGCTGTTCGAACAGCGTTTGGCGCTGACACTGGCGCTGTCGAACCCCAATCCCAGCGACGTGTCGTTGACGGGTTTGCGCGTCGTGCTCGACGTCAACGGCGAAACGCTGGCGCGCGGCCAAACCGGCGACGGCGTGGTCGTGCCGCGCCTGGGCGAGGCGCGGCTGATCGTGCCGGCCAGCGTGTCGATGCTCGATTTGCTGCCCGGCTTCATCGCGATGACGCGGCGCGACGGGCTCGATTATCGCCTGTCGGGCACGGTTTTCGTCGCGGGCCTCGGCGGCGGTTCGCTGCCCTTCGCGCGCGAAGGGCGTCTGATCTCGAACACTTAA
- a CDS encoding lecithin retinol acyltransferase family protein, translating to MTGTIGPGEILAVRQGLYWHVGIHEGAGTVLSRRPGKGVVRETLREFVGESELHIVPIDRPSFPPAEIVARAASRLNESGYDWLERNCEHFVGECVYGKASSRQLWVAGALAGVLALGGKYAAATNVVAVLGLGIAGVAAFALLSKPPTAIPFVDADGAADLVVRT from the coding sequence GTGACGGGAACCATCGGACCGGGCGAGATCCTCGCCGTGCGCCAAGGCTTGTATTGGCATGTCGGCATCCATGAAGGCGCGGGCACGGTTTTGTCGCGCCGGCCCGGCAAGGGCGTGGTGCGCGAAACCTTGCGCGAATTCGTCGGCGAGTCCGAATTGCATATCGTGCCGATCGACCGGCCCAGTTTCCCGCCGGCGGAGATCGTCGCGCGCGCCGCGTCGCGCTTGAACGAATCGGGTTACGACTGGCTCGAACGCAACTGCGAGCATTTCGTCGGCGAATGCGTCTATGGCAAGGCGTCGTCGCGCCAGTTGTGGGTTGCGGGCGCGTTGGCGGGCGTGTTGGCGCTGGGCGGCAAATACGCGGCCGCGACGAATGTCGTCGCGGTGCTGGGTTTGGGCATCGCGGGCGTGGCGGCCTTCGCCTTGCTGTCGAAACCGCCGACGGCGATCCCGTTCGTCGACGCGGACGGTGCCGCCGACCTCGTCGTCCGGACGTGA